In Providencia zhijiangensis, a single window of DNA contains:
- a CDS encoding N-acetylmuramoyl-L-alanine amidase, giving the protein MARAIWIFVIFLLVGCSTTPSKTGYYLDQSYPSQNTSERIQFIVLHYTVSDDAHSIKILTKGKVSSHYLIPSQPAQKNGQPVILQLVPERLKAWHAGDSRWQYHHGLNDSSIGIEIVNEGLVRKNGQDIWPPFNDSQIDALIPLLKDIMQRYDIPPENVIGHSDIAPLRKQDPGRAFPWQSLALHGIGAWPDPQTVNKYLAGRQINAPVSVLNLQKALKFYGYAGIPLTGKLDKETKQTLRAFQMHYRPRDIDGRADAETEAIALALIEKYRNMPKFKQSLKSNKSESVSGQQGD; this is encoded by the coding sequence ATGGCTAGGGCAATATGGATATTTGTCATATTCCTACTTGTCGGTTGTTCAACGACACCTTCAAAAACGGGCTACTATCTCGATCAGAGTTACCCGTCACAGAATACCAGTGAGCGTATTCAATTTATTGTTCTGCATTACACTGTTTCTGATGATGCCCACTCAATTAAAATATTAACGAAAGGAAAGGTGAGTTCCCACTACCTCATTCCTAGTCAACCTGCACAAAAAAATGGTCAGCCTGTTATTTTACAACTCGTTCCTGAGCGTTTGAAAGCGTGGCACGCAGGGGATAGCCGCTGGCAATATCATCATGGACTTAATGATAGCTCGATTGGTATTGAAATCGTTAATGAAGGTTTGGTGAGAAAAAATGGTCAAGATATCTGGCCGCCTTTTAATGACTCACAGATAGATGCGTTGATCCCGCTATTGAAAGACATCATGCAACGTTATGACATTCCGCCTGAAAATGTTATTGGTCATAGTGATATCGCACCACTGCGTAAGCAAGATCCGGGACGTGCATTTCCGTGGCAATCATTAGCGCTGCACGGGATTGGTGCTTGGCCTGACCCACAAACCGTCAATAAGTATTTAGCTGGGCGACAAATTAATGCACCTGTCAGTGTATTAAACCTACAAAAAGCATTGAAGTTTTATGGCTATGCGGGGATCCCACTGACAGGAAAATTAGATAAAGAAACGAAGCAGACGTTGCGTGCATTCCAAATGCATTATCGTCCACGGGATATTGATGGGAGGGCAGATGCGGAAACGGAAGCTATCGCTTTAGCTTTGATTGAAAAATATCGCAATATGCCGAAATTCAAACAATCTTTGAAATCGAATAAATCGGAAAGCGTATCCGGTCAACAGGGTGATTAA
- the iclR gene encoding glyoxylate bypass operon transcriptional repressor IclR — MAATPITKKIKKAKGPASGATAAGQVQSLSRGLTLLEYISESTGGIALTDLALQAGLPNSTTHRLLMTLEQHGFVRQTGDLGLWVIASHAFIIGSSFLESRNLLALVHPILRRLMEESGETVNLAILDHTEYDAVIVDQVQCNALMRMSAPIGGKLPLHASGAGKAFIANLPEEQLIPLLGKKGLHAYTPHTLTNPSALKENLQQAKKQGFSYDDEEHALGLRCIGACIYDEHKEAFAAISISGPLSRITDDRVTELGAMVIKAAKEISHEYGANR, encoded by the coding sequence ATGGCGGCTACACCCATTACTAAAAAAATAAAGAAGGCAAAAGGACCTGCGAGTGGCGCTACGGCTGCCGGACAAGTTCAATCCTTAAGCCGTGGACTGACGCTTTTGGAATACATTTCTGAATCGACCGGAGGGATCGCCCTCACCGATTTAGCCCTTCAAGCTGGTTTACCTAATTCCACAACTCACCGCTTATTAATGACCCTAGAGCAGCACGGTTTTGTGCGCCAGACAGGGGATCTCGGGCTGTGGGTCATCGCTTCTCATGCCTTTATCATCGGCAGTAGCTTCCTTGAAAGTCGTAATTTATTAGCCCTTGTCCATCCGATATTACGCCGTTTGATGGAAGAATCTGGCGAAACCGTTAATTTAGCGATTTTAGATCACACGGAATATGACGCTGTGATTGTTGACCAAGTACAATGTAATGCACTAATGCGCATGTCTGCTCCGATTGGCGGGAAACTGCCATTACATGCATCGGGTGCAGGAAAGGCGTTTATTGCCAATTTGCCTGAAGAACAGCTAATTCCATTACTTGGCAAAAAAGGCTTACATGCCTATACACCGCATACATTAACTAACCCATCCGCATTGAAAGAAAATCTGCAACAAGCTAAAAAACAAGGGTTTTCTTATGATGATGAAGAACATGCTCTGGGGTTAAGATGTATTGGCGCCTGTATTTATGATGAGCATAAAGAGGCATTTGCTGCGATCTCAATTTCTGGGCCACTTTCACGGATCACCGATGATCGGGTAACTGAGTTGGGAGCGATGGTGATCAAAGCCGCTAAAGAAATCAGCCATGAATATGGCGCTAATCGCTAG
- the edd gene encoding phosphogluconate dehydratase encodes MSKNISDVTPSTKANDHILQITQRIIARSKESRKAYLEKIEQARSSTVHRAELACGNLAHGFAACQSEEKSILKSMTRSDIAIINSYNDMLSAHRPYDRYPDQLKQALLENGAIGQVAAGVPAMCDGVTQGQDGMELSLLSRDVIAMSTAIGLSHNMFDGALYLGICDKIVPGLMMGALSFGHLPAVFVPAGPMSTGLPNKEKVRIRQLYVEGKVDRNALLDAEAASYHSIGTCTFYGTANSNQMVMEVMGLHLPGSSFVPPDSPLRDELTRAAARQITRLTEQSGNYLPIGKLVDEKVIVNGIVALLATGGSTNLTMHLVAIARAAGIIINWDDFSDLSAVVPLICRIYPNGQADINQFQAAGGVQLLIRQLLAKGLLHDDVHTVAGFGLSRYTLEPWLDNGQLSWREGAKNSYDLEVIADIDHPFSHHGGTKLLSGNLGRAVMKTSAVPVENQVIEAPAIVFNNQNDIAPRFEAGELDRDCVIVVRFQGPSANGMPELHKLMPPLGVLLDKGYKVALVTDGRLSGASGKVPSAIHVTPEAYNGGLLAKVQDGDLIRVNALTGEIELLVDEQILSARQPYQADLSAERVGCGRELFGALRQHLSGAEEGACSIND; translated from the coding sequence ATGAGCAAAAATATTTCTGACGTCACACCTTCAACGAAGGCCAATGACCATATTTTACAGATCACCCAACGTATCATCGCGCGCTCGAAAGAGAGTCGAAAAGCGTATCTCGAAAAAATTGAACAGGCTCGTAGCAGTACTGTACATCGCGCTGAATTAGCGTGTGGGAATCTGGCTCATGGTTTTGCTGCCTGCCAAAGCGAAGAAAAAAGTATTCTCAAAAGCATGACTCGTTCCGATATCGCTATCATTAACTCCTATAACGACATGCTTTCCGCTCATCGCCCCTATGACCGCTACCCTGACCAATTGAAACAAGCGCTACTGGAAAATGGTGCGATTGGGCAAGTAGCTGCGGGTGTTCCTGCCATGTGCGATGGTGTTACCCAAGGGCAAGATGGTATGGAACTCTCATTACTGAGCCGCGATGTTATCGCGATGTCCACTGCCATCGGACTTTCCCACAATATGTTCGATGGCGCGCTCTATTTAGGGATCTGCGATAAAATTGTTCCGGGGCTGATGATGGGCGCGCTCTCTTTTGGGCACCTACCCGCAGTTTTTGTCCCTGCAGGCCCCATGAGCACTGGCTTACCCAACAAAGAAAAAGTGAGAATTCGTCAGCTATACGTTGAAGGGAAAGTTGACCGCAATGCATTACTTGATGCTGAAGCCGCGTCCTATCACAGCATTGGTACCTGCACATTTTACGGTACCGCAAACTCTAACCAAATGGTGATGGAAGTGATGGGGTTACACTTACCTGGCTCTTCCTTTGTTCCACCAGATTCCCCATTACGTGATGAACTCACTCGTGCTGCGGCTCGCCAAATTACACGCCTTACTGAGCAATCAGGAAATTATTTACCGATTGGTAAACTGGTTGATGAAAAAGTGATTGTAAATGGTATTGTGGCGCTTCTGGCAACAGGGGGATCCACCAATCTCACCATGCATCTGGTGGCGATTGCACGCGCCGCCGGCATTATTATCAATTGGGATGATTTCTCTGATCTTTCTGCTGTCGTTCCTCTGATTTGCCGAATTTATCCAAATGGCCAAGCTGATATTAACCAATTCCAAGCGGCCGGTGGCGTTCAGTTGTTGATCCGCCAGCTCCTTGCTAAAGGTTTACTCCATGATGACGTTCACACCGTCGCCGGGTTTGGGTTATCACGTTATACCCTCGAACCTTGGTTGGACAACGGTCAGTTATCTTGGCGCGAAGGGGCAAAAAATTCTTATGATCTTGAAGTAATTGCTGATATTGATCATCCTTTCTCCCATCACGGTGGGACTAAACTACTGTCTGGGAACCTTGGTCGCGCTGTGATGAAAACGTCAGCCGTTCCCGTTGAAAACCAAGTGATTGAAGCCCCAGCCATCGTGTTCAATAATCAAAATGATATTGCACCGCGTTTTGAAGCAGGCGAATTAGACAGAGACTGCGTCATTGTGGTTCGTTTCCAAGGACCATCTGCGAATGGCATGCCTGAATTACATAAATTAATGCCGCCACTCGGGGTATTATTGGACAAAGGCTATAAAGTGGCATTAGTCACTGACGGGCGATTGTCGGGAGCATCGGGCAAAGTACCTTCTGCTATTCATGTCACCCCAGAAGCTTACAATGGCGGCTTACTCGCCAAAGTCCAAGACGGTGATTTAATTCGCGTTAATGCATTAACGGGAGAAATTGAGCTTCTCGTCGACGAACAAATTTTATCCGCTCGTCAACCTTATCAAGCCGACCTGAGTGCAGAACGAGTGGGTTGTGGTCGAGAGCTGTTTGGTGCATTAAGACAACATTTATCCGGCGCCGAAGAAGGTGCTTGTAGTATTAATGACTGA
- the metH gene encoding methionine synthase: protein MSSKKNQLEQQLKNRILVLDGAMGTMIQRHKLSEEQFRGARFADWPSDLKGNNDLLVLTQPEIIRDIHSQYFAAGADIVETNTFNSTTIAMADYKMEALSAQINETAARLARECADEWTRKTPEKPRYVAGVLGPTNRTASISPDVNDPAYRNVTFDLLVDAYRESTRSLIKGGVDLIMIETIFDTLNAKAAIFAVETEFEALGIHLPVMISGTITDASGRTLSGQTTEAFYNSLRHSQPLSFGLNCALGPDELRQYIAELSRISECYVSAHPNAGLPNAFGEYDLDAQNMAQQIREWAEAGFLNIVGGCCGTTPLHIQKMAQAVEGLKPRQLPKLPVECRLSGLEPLNISAQSLFVNVGERTNVTGSAKFKRLIKEENYQEALDIARQQVENGAQIIDINMDEGMLDSHAAMVRFLNLIAGEPDIARVPIMIDSSKWDVIEKGLKCIQGKGIVNSISMKEGVDAFIEHAKLVRKYGAAMVVMAFDEVGQADTRERKIEICRRAYQILTETVGFPPEDIIFDPNIFAVATGIEEHNNYAIDFIEVCKDIKDQLPHALISGGVSNVSFSFRGNDPVREAIHAVFLYHAIRNGMDMGIVNAGQLAIYDDLPAELKNAVEDVILNRREDGTEKLLELAEKYRGTGGQEQQVQQAEWRSWEVEKRLEYSLVKGITEFIIQDTEETRQRASSPIEVIEGPLMNGMNVVGDLFGEGKMFLPQVVKSARVMKQAVAYLEPYIQELKQSGSSAGKVLLATVKGDVHDIGKNIVGVVLQCNNYEIIDLGVMVPCETILKTAREQNVDIIGLSGLITPSLDEMVHVAKEMERQGFTLPLLIGGATTSKAHTAVKIEQNYSGPTVYVQNASRTVGVVAALLSATQKAEFVARTRREYDTVRLQHGRKKPRTPPVTLEAARANGVNIDWQQYQPPVPKFLGVQEVAASIKTLREYIDWTPFFMTWSLAGKYPRILEDEVVGEEARKLLADANAMLDTLDSQKLLTPKGIFGIFPANRVVDDVEIYRSSARDEVQAISLNLRQQTLKTDFPNYCLSDFVAPKESGKADYIGAFAVTGGLEEDELAEQYENAHDDYNKIMVKALADRLAEAFAEYLHQQVRTQYWGYAQDEALSNEELIRENYQGIRPAPGYAACPEHTEKEKIWQLLNVEDKIGMKLTSSYAMWPGASVSGWYFSHPDSKYFAVAQVQKDQIEDYAKRKGMTVAELERWLAPNLGYDPED, encoded by the coding sequence GTGTCCAGCAAGAAAAACCAATTAGAACAACAATTAAAAAATAGAATTCTCGTCCTAGATGGTGCGATGGGAACGATGATCCAACGCCATAAACTCTCTGAAGAGCAGTTTCGCGGCGCGCGTTTTGCAGATTGGCCAAGTGATTTGAAAGGCAATAATGACTTACTTGTGCTCACCCAGCCCGAGATTATTCGCGATATCCATAGCCAATATTTTGCAGCAGGGGCGGATATTGTTGAAACCAATACATTTAACTCCACCACCATTGCGATGGCGGATTATAAAATGGAAGCCCTTTCTGCACAAATCAATGAAACCGCAGCTCGCCTTGCTCGTGAATGTGCCGATGAGTGGACACGTAAAACCCCAGAAAAACCGCGTTATGTGGCTGGGGTCTTGGGACCAACAAACCGTACGGCATCGATCTCCCCTGATGTGAATGATCCGGCTTATCGCAACGTCACGTTTGATCTGCTGGTGGACGCGTATCGCGAATCCACACGATCGCTGATTAAAGGTGGTGTCGATCTGATCATGATCGAAACTATCTTTGACACATTAAATGCAAAAGCGGCAATTTTTGCTGTAGAAACTGAATTTGAAGCCCTTGGGATCCATTTACCAGTGATGATCTCAGGGACTATCACTGATGCCTCGGGACGCACCTTATCGGGACAAACCACGGAAGCATTTTATAACTCATTGCGTCACTCTCAGCCGCTATCATTCGGGCTTAACTGCGCACTGGGGCCTGACGAACTTCGTCAATATATCGCTGAATTATCTCGTATTTCAGAGTGCTATGTTAGCGCCCACCCCAATGCAGGATTACCGAATGCATTCGGTGAATACGATCTTGATGCCCAAAATATGGCGCAGCAGATCCGCGAATGGGCGGAAGCTGGCTTTTTAAATATCGTCGGTGGATGCTGTGGTACCACGCCACTTCATATCCAAAAAATGGCGCAAGCCGTTGAGGGGCTTAAACCTCGCCAGTTGCCAAAATTGCCAGTGGAATGTCGTTTATCCGGTTTAGAGCCGCTGAATATTAGTGCGCAGTCTCTGTTTGTGAACGTGGGAGAGCGTACTAACGTCACAGGCTCAGCAAAATTCAAGCGTTTAATTAAAGAAGAAAATTACCAAGAAGCCCTTGATATCGCTCGCCAACAAGTGGAAAACGGCGCGCAGATCATCGACATCAATATGGATGAGGGAATGCTAGATTCTCACGCGGCGATGGTGCGTTTTCTGAATTTGATCGCGGGGGAGCCGGATATTGCACGGGTACCTATTATGATCGATTCCTCGAAATGGGATGTGATTGAAAAAGGCCTGAAATGCATCCAAGGCAAAGGGATCGTCAACTCCATCTCAATGAAAGAGGGAGTTGATGCCTTTATTGAACACGCCAAATTAGTCCGTAAATATGGCGCGGCAATGGTGGTAATGGCGTTCGATGAAGTGGGGCAAGCAGATACCCGCGAGCGTAAAATCGAAATTTGCCGCCGTGCATACCAAATATTGACGGAAACGGTCGGTTTCCCGCCTGAAGATATTATTTTTGACCCGAACATTTTTGCGGTTGCTACGGGGATTGAAGAACACAATAACTATGCCATTGATTTTATTGAAGTCTGTAAGGATATTAAAGATCAACTGCCCCATGCATTGATCTCCGGCGGGGTATCAAACGTCTCTTTCTCATTCCGAGGCAATGATCCGGTACGTGAAGCCATTCACGCGGTTTTCCTGTACCACGCGATCCGCAATGGCATGGATATGGGGATCGTCAATGCGGGACAATTGGCCATTTATGACGATCTTCCTGCTGAACTCAAAAACGCGGTAGAAGATGTGATCCTCAATCGCCGAGAAGACGGTACTGAAAAGCTACTGGAACTGGCTGAAAAATACCGTGGAACAGGGGGACAAGAGCAGCAAGTTCAACAAGCGGAATGGCGCAGTTGGGAAGTGGAAAAACGGCTGGAATACTCGCTAGTGAAAGGGATCACGGAATTTATTATCCAAGATACGGAAGAGACCCGCCAACGCGCATCAAGCCCTATCGAAGTGATCGAAGGCCCGTTAATGAACGGCATGAATGTGGTGGGCGACCTATTTGGTGAAGGAAAAATGTTCCTGCCCCAAGTGGTGAAATCCGCTCGCGTGATGAAGCAAGCTGTGGCGTACTTGGAGCCGTACATTCAAGAACTCAAACAATCAGGAAGCAGCGCAGGTAAAGTATTATTAGCGACGGTGAAAGGGGATGTGCACGACATTGGCAAAAATATCGTGGGCGTCGTTTTGCAGTGTAATAACTATGAAATCATTGATTTAGGCGTCATGGTGCCATGTGAAACGATCCTGAAAACCGCTCGTGAACAAAACGTCGATATTATCGGTTTATCGGGTCTGATTACGCCGTCATTGGATGAGATGGTGCATGTGGCAAAAGAGATGGAGCGACAAGGGTTTACCTTACCGTTATTGATCGGTGGCGCAACCACTTCGAAAGCTCACACCGCTGTGAAAATCGAGCAAAACTATTCAGGACCTACGGTCTATGTGCAGAACGCATCCCGTACGGTGGGTGTCGTCGCCGCATTACTTTCAGCAACCCAAAAAGCCGAGTTTGTAGCCCGAACGCGTCGTGAATATGACACGGTTCGCTTGCAACATGGGCGCAAAAAGCCAAGAACCCCACCCGTCACATTAGAAGCTGCTCGCGCTAATGGGGTGAATATTGATTGGCAACAGTACCAGCCGCCAGTCCCTAAATTCTTAGGCGTTCAAGAGGTGGCGGCTTCCATTAAAACATTGCGTGAGTATATCGATTGGACACCATTCTTTATGACATGGTCATTAGCAGGTAAATATCCGCGAATTCTGGAAGATGAAGTGGTCGGGGAAGAGGCGCGCAAATTGTTGGCTGATGCCAATGCGATGCTTGACACGCTGGATAGCCAAAAATTACTGACGCCAAAAGGAATTTTTGGGATTTTCCCTGCAAACCGTGTGGTGGATGATGTGGAAATCTATCGCTCCTCTGCTCGGGATGAAGTCCAAGCGATTTCACTGAATTTACGCCAGCAAACGTTGAAAACCGATTTTCCTAACTACTGTTTATCCGATTTTGTGGCGCCGAAAGAGAGTGGTAAAGCGGACTATATCGGTGCATTTGCGGTTACTGGCGGGTTAGAAGAGGATGAGTTGGCTGAGCAGTATGAAAATGCCCACGATGATTATAATAAAATCATGGTGAAAGCCTTGGCTGATCGCTTAGCAGAAGCCTTTGCAGAATATTTGCATCAACAAGTCAGAACCCAGTATTGGGGCTACGCACAGGATGAAGCGCTGAGCAACGAAGAGTTGATCCGTGAAAATTATCAAGGCATTCGCCCTGCGCCGGGTTATGCCGCTTGTCCTGAACACACAGAAAAGGAAAAAATCTGGCAACTCCTGAATGTGGAAGACAAAATTGGTATGAAACTGACCAGCTCTTACGCTATGTGGCCGGGAGCCTCGGTGTCGGGTTGGTACTTTAGTCACCCCGATAGTAAATATTTTGCGGTGGCGCAGGTGCAAAAAGATCAAATTGAAGATTATGCTAAACGCAAAGGAATGACTGTCGCAGAATTAGAACGCTGGTTAGCACCGAACCTCGGCTATGATCCAGAAGATTGA
- a CDS encoding helix-turn-helix domain-containing protein, with amino-acid sequence MSEKQNIYALLGNHLRKARVRKGLSGQELAAIIQLSQQQVSRYELGVNKLSLDKLIEIAILLEIDIHEITTMIARQFEKERVNSSEVALASF; translated from the coding sequence ATGTCAGAAAAACAAAATATTTATGCTTTGCTTGGCAATCATCTTCGTAAAGCTAGAGTACGTAAAGGGTTATCAGGTCAGGAGTTAGCGGCTATTATTCAACTTAGTCAGCAGCAGGTATCTCGATATGAACTGGGTGTGAATAAGCTGAGTTTAGATAAATTAATCGAGATTGCTATTTTACTTGAAATTGATATTCATGAAATTACCACTATGATTGCGCGTCAATTTGAGAAAGAGAGAGTTAATTCTAGTGAGGTGGCACTAGCGAGTTTTTAA
- a CDS encoding tetratricopeptide repeat protein, translating to MKLPSLLFSFCIICAPYVQAEPIESGSFHNQPTKAAANQSSTPNITPVVLTPQADSALVEPLPKALEVTEPSNLPTDFQSSIKEANAGKVDAMIDVGVAYLDGTDFLDADENKAYYWFKKASDLNSNDGDYYIGMLAQRKKDYEQAGNWYRKCAEKGDAYCQYAMGYLFERGLGVEKDYKQARAWYYEAAEQEQEYAQFAIGLFYHDGLGGDIDYNKAFTWYERSARNGVASAVNNLAVMYENGEGMEKDEDTAIYLYRQAANMGSPVAQKNMGDFYSKGHPLVEQNNYQAVYWYKRAANQGEFSAQYALAQAYETGDGVGQDLSEAFKWYQMAADNESAEAAMKVAEYYEKGLGGVKPDMAKATQWYIELADSDIVDAQLKLANLYLAGQLKDVEIQQIVKWLEVTKEDNMDAKNQLAIFYLTGTGVQQDSQKARELLESAAFKENSDAQNNLGVMYARGEGGSKNIFRAIMWFERADKLGNVTAKNNLALLQKDHNAKANMLQYTESVKDSLPSRK from the coding sequence ATGAAATTACCCTCTCTCTTATTTAGTTTCTGCATTATCTGTGCCCCTTATGTGCAAGCAGAGCCAATAGAGTCGGGTTCGTTTCATAACCAGCCAACCAAAGCGGCTGCTAATCAATCTTCTACCCCAAATATCACCCCTGTAGTTTTAACGCCTCAGGCGGATTCTGCTTTAGTTGAACCTTTACCTAAAGCCCTTGAAGTGACTGAGCCAAGCAACCTTCCAACCGATTTCCAAAGTAGCATTAAAGAGGCTAATGCGGGCAAAGTTGATGCCATGATTGATGTGGGTGTCGCGTATTTGGATGGCACAGATTTTCTCGATGCTGATGAAAATAAAGCCTATTACTGGTTTAAGAAAGCTTCCGATTTAAATAGTAATGATGGTGATTACTACATCGGTATGCTGGCGCAGCGCAAAAAAGATTATGAGCAAGCGGGTAACTGGTACCGTAAATGCGCCGAAAAAGGCGATGCATATTGCCAATATGCGATGGGCTATTTATTTGAGCGTGGTTTAGGCGTCGAAAAAGACTATAAACAAGCACGTGCTTGGTATTATGAGGCTGCAGAGCAAGAGCAGGAATATGCACAGTTTGCCATTGGGCTGTTTTACCATGATGGGCTTGGTGGTGATATTGACTACAATAAAGCTTTTACATGGTATGAGCGCAGTGCACGTAATGGCGTAGCCTCTGCCGTGAACAACTTAGCCGTGATGTATGAAAATGGCGAAGGCATGGAAAAAGATGAGGACACGGCGATTTACCTGTATCGCCAAGCTGCGAATATGGGCTCCCCAGTTGCACAAAAAAACATGGGGGACTTTTACAGTAAAGGTCATCCGCTCGTTGAGCAAAATAACTACCAAGCCGTTTACTGGTATAAACGCGCGGCAAACCAAGGTGAATTTTCAGCTCAATATGCATTAGCGCAAGCGTATGAGACAGGCGATGGCGTTGGGCAAGACCTGAGCGAAGCCTTCAAGTGGTACCAAATGGCTGCGGATAATGAATCTGCTGAAGCCGCCATGAAAGTGGCTGAGTATTATGAAAAAGGTCTTGGCGGTGTTAAGCCTGATATGGCCAAAGCGACCCAGTGGTATATCGAATTAGCCGATTCAGATATTGTCGATGCACAATTAAAGTTAGCGAATTTATACCTGGCGGGTCAGTTGAAGGATGTTGAGATCCAGCAGATTGTGAAGTGGCTGGAAGTCACGAAAGAAGACAATATGGACGCAAAAAACCAGTTAGCCATTTTCTACCTGACTGGAACTGGAGTTCAACAAGATAGCCAAAAAGCACGAGAGCTTTTGGAGTCTGCGGCATTCAAAGAAAACAGTGATGCGCAAAATAACCTCGGCGTGATGTATGCTCGAGGAGAAGGCGGTAGTAAAAATATTTTTCGCGCTATTATGTGGTTTGAGCGTGCAGATAAATTGGGTAATGTGACCGCAAAAAATAACTTAGCATTATTGCAAAAAGACCATAATGCAAAAGCGAATATGCTGCAATATACAGAAAGTGTAAAAGATTCATTACCTTCTAGAAAATGA
- a CDS encoding N-acetylmuramoyl-L-alanine amidase-like domain-containing protein: MCSSSVQATEVPEVVLTTGSYSVLEKAISASQGSYAEQKMANATATLLGTPYNNRTLNMDAFSTERLIIDLKAVDCMTFIEYSEAFKYADDAEQFTSYLEKVRYVDAKVAFNQRRHFFSDWAEGDHKVVSDITAQLSPHTIFVNKQLNKKSNGDPIIATIKITPRVIGYIPTRFIDRKLLKQLKTGDYIGIYSPASGLDVTHVGIVIRDGEKVIFRHASSQRKNLRVMDVELFSYLQGKSGIMVFR, encoded by the coding sequence TTGTGCTCAAGCAGCGTTCAAGCGACAGAAGTGCCTGAAGTGGTTTTAACCACAGGATCTTACAGCGTATTAGAGAAGGCGATTTCAGCTAGTCAAGGTAGTTATGCTGAGCAAAAAATGGCGAATGCAACCGCCACTTTGTTGGGTACTCCCTACAATAATCGCACTTTAAATATGGATGCATTCTCAACGGAACGGTTAATCATTGACTTAAAAGCCGTTGATTGCATGACATTCATTGAGTATAGCGAAGCCTTTAAATATGCGGATGATGCTGAACAATTTACCTCATATTTAGAGAAAGTACGCTATGTCGATGCAAAAGTCGCATTTAATCAACGTCGTCATTTCTTTTCGGATTGGGCAGAAGGGGATCATAAAGTGGTCTCTGATATAACAGCTCAATTGAGCCCCCACACTATTTTTGTTAATAAACAACTGAATAAAAAAAGTAACGGTGATCCTATTATTGCTACGATTAAAATAACACCAAGAGTGATTGGTTATATCCCAACTCGATTTATTGATAGAAAATTACTGAAGCAGTTAAAAACAGGGGATTACATTGGTATTTATTCCCCTGCATCAGGATTGGATGTCACCCATGTGGGTATTGTTATTAGAGATGGCGAAAAAGTGATATTTCGCCATGCTTCTTCGCAACGAAAAAATTTACGGGTAATGGATGTCGAACTATTTTCTTATCTTCAAGGAAAAAGTGGAATTATGGTATTTAGATAA